A single genomic interval of Candidatus Bathyanammoxibius amoris harbors:
- the frr gene encoding ribosome recycling factor, with protein sequence MSAEEILQGAEKKMEKMLHVLDEELKGIRAGRASPGLVDHVKVDYYGTGTPLKQLATVAIPEPQAIVIKPYDPSVLKEIEKAILQSDLGLNPQNDGKCIRINLPPLSEERRKKLASQVKELSEGTKVSIRNIRREANKRIDKEEKDSILTEDDAHKTRNKVLDLTHSYEKKVTQTIEKKTEEILKF encoded by the coding sequence ATGAGCGCCGAAGAGATTCTACAGGGGGCGGAAAAGAAGATGGAAAAAATGTTGCACGTACTGGACGAGGAGTTGAAAGGCATACGCGCCGGACGTGCCAGCCCCGGTCTCGTCGATCATGTAAAGGTTGACTACTACGGCACGGGCACGCCACTGAAACAACTTGCCACGGTAGCCATACCCGAACCACAGGCCATCGTAATAAAACCATACGACCCCTCTGTACTGAAAGAGATAGAAAAAGCCATCCTGCAGTCTGATCTGGGGCTTAACCCCCAGAACGACGGGAAGTGTATCCGCATCAACCTCCCTCCCTTAAGCGAAGAACGCAGGAAGAAACTGGCATCCCAGGTCAAAGAACTCTCTGAGGGTACCAAGGTCTCTATAAGAAACATACGCAGGGAGGCCAACAAGCGTATAGACAAAGAGGAAAAGGACTCCATACTCACCGAGGACGATGCCCACAAGACCAGGAATAAGGTGCTGGACCTGACACACTCTTACGAAAAAAAGGTTACCCAGACCATTGAGAAGAAGACCGAAGAAATATTGAAGTTTTAA
- a CDS encoding uridine monophosphate kinase — protein sequence MVNAKYNTVVVKISGEEFGAGIDPDSVNFIAREIEDAVATGAKLALVVGGGNMVRGVELSKLGLSRAQADSAGMVATIINALVLQDILEKIGIKTAAQSVLEIYELIEPYNRRNCKKYMDEGRVVILAGGTGNPYLTTDSAAAIKALELEADILLKATKVEGVYSADPFKEPDAELFDRLDYNQILEGGFKTIFDPAALILCRDNGLPIIIFKLKTRQNIRKVLEGEPIGTFISSKGEKR from the coding sequence ATGGTAAACGCCAAATACAACACGGTGGTAGTAAAGATAAGTGGAGAAGAATTTGGGGCGGGCATCGACCCGGACAGCGTAAATTTTATAGCCCGCGAGATAGAGGATGCCGTCGCCACCGGTGCGAAGCTAGCCCTGGTGGTGGGCGGGGGCAATATGGTCAGGGGGGTAGAGCTTTCTAAGTTAGGTCTCAGCCGCGCACAGGCAGACAGCGCGGGTATGGTAGCCACCATCATAAACGCCCTGGTGCTTCAGGACATCTTGGAGAAGATAGGGATTAAGACCGCTGCCCAGAGTGTGCTTGAGATATATGAACTGATCGAACCATATAACAGACGAAACTGCAAGAAATACATGGACGAAGGACGGGTCGTTATACTGGCAGGCGGAACTGGAAACCCGTACCTTACCACAGACAGCGCCGCCGCCATAAAAGCGCTGGAACTTGAGGCAGACATACTGTTAAAGGCGACCAAGGTCGAAGGCGTATATTCAGCCGACCCGTTTAAAGAACCCGACGCGGAGTTGTTCGACAGGCTGGACTATAACCAGATACTCGAAGGTGGCTTCAAAACCATCTTTGACCCTGCCGCGCTTATCCTCTGCAGGGACAATGGCCTGCCCATAATCATATTCAAACTAAAGACGCGGCAAAATATCAGGAAGGTCCTTGAGGGAGAGCCTATAGGCACGTTCATCAGCAGTAAGGGCGAAAAGAGATGA
- a CDS encoding elongation factor Ts, with product MPVDKENVKALREKTSAGVLDCKNALEETGGDFDRAAEILRKKGHRIAEKKSSRTTKEGRIGSYIHFNGKVGVMVEVNCETDFVAKNDLVEQLLKDLCMQVAATNPMAVCKEDVDPQVVEEKKAEFQRGVSDKPAEIIEKVISGKLEAFYKGKCLLEQPFIKDDSQTIGNVLTACIAKLGENIKVNRFARFEVGK from the coding sequence ATGCCTGTTGACAAGGAGAACGTAAAAGCACTGAGGGAGAAGACCAGTGCAGGGGTGTTAGACTGTAAGAATGCCCTGGAGGAGACGGGCGGCGATTTCGACAGGGCCGCAGAGATACTCAGAAAGAAGGGTCACCGTATCGCCGAGAAAAAGAGCTCCCGCACCACAAAAGAAGGCCGGATAGGTTCTTACATACATTTTAACGGCAAGGTAGGTGTCATGGTCGAAGTCAACTGTGAGACGGACTTCGTCGCAAAAAACGATCTGGTTGAACAGCTCCTGAAGGACCTGTGCATGCAGGTTGCGGCTACCAATCCCATGGCCGTCTGCAAGGAAGACGTAGACCCCCAGGTCGTGGAAGAAAAAAAGGCGGAGTTTCAGCGCGGAGTTTCTGACAAGCCTGCGGAGATAATAGAAAAAGTAATCAGCGGCAAGCTTGAGGCCTTTTATAAGGGGAAATGCCTCCTTGAGCAGCCGTTCATAAAGGATGACAGTCAGACTATAGGAAACGTCCTCACCGCGTGTATTGCCAAGCTGGGAGAGAACATTAAAGTAAACAGGTTTGCGAGGTTTGAAGTTGGTAAGTGA
- the rpsB gene encoding 30S ribosomal protein S2 produces MPVITLEELIRAGFHFGHRTSRWNPKMKPYIFGRHNLIHIINLRETLRGLITAHKFLTKLSGSGKDVLFVGTKWQARNTVTREARRAGMHFVTERWLGGTLTNFNTISLRIKHLKELEELLAGEDANQYSKKIISSLNREARKLKKNLDGMRNMTELPGAVIIVDPNREITAVKEANKLGIPTICLTDTDCDPDLVDICIPGNDDAMRSIEVFLTKMTDAVLNGKPSEPVVSHQEVGQP; encoded by the coding sequence TTGCCGGTAATTACGCTCGAAGAATTGATAAGAGCCGGATTTCACTTTGGACACAGGACTTCGAGGTGGAATCCAAAGATGAAACCGTATATTTTCGGTAGACATAACCTTATACACATTATCAATTTAAGAGAAACTTTAAGGGGTCTCATAACGGCCCATAAATTTCTAACAAAGCTGTCCGGCTCGGGCAAAGACGTCCTCTTTGTGGGCACCAAATGGCAGGCGCGTAATACAGTCACCCGTGAAGCCAGGCGGGCCGGGATGCACTTTGTGACTGAAAGGTGGCTGGGTGGTACGCTAACCAACTTCAACACCATAAGCCTGAGAATTAAGCACCTTAAGGAGCTTGAAGAACTTCTCGCCGGTGAAGACGCAAACCAGTACAGCAAAAAAATCATATCCTCCTTGAATAGAGAGGCAAGAAAACTTAAAAAGAACCTGGACGGCATGAGGAATATGACAGAACTGCCGGGAGCCGTCATTATTGTTGACCCGAACAGAGAAATAACGGCTGTAAAAGAGGCCAACAAGCTTGGTATCCCCACTATTTGTCTTACAGATACGGACTGTGACCCTGACCTGGTAGACATATGTATTCCAGGAAACGATGACGCCATGAGATCAATCGAAGTCTTTCTCACCAAAATGACCGACGCCGTACTGAACGGTAAGCCCAGTGAGCCGGTAGTCAGTCATCAAGAAGTCGGCCAGCCTTAG
- a CDS encoding radical SAM protein yields the protein METFDFFNIEAEMINGKVYGRAQGYMGDMLQPFVQQFFHKLNTFKVIAKVDGKNVYNLYNPPHPSPAGMRFLSRKVRMMLEKMAFPVTANLAITHKCQCQCIHCSADPFKDSSKEELSVDEIKKVVDGALDLGATLIIYVGGEPMLREDLYELIEHVDKSKAVVMIFTNGLLLTEENVKRLKDAGLFSLNISIDHSESVLHDEFRKVTGCYEKAFEGASRAREAGILTGISTYATHENLRDGHLERLLRIANKEGFAEVTIFDCIPSGRFLKDTSKILGPAERKAVIALARKYYETTPMGINAMALINSPMGVGCYGASSQFYMTAYGDINPCDFNPINFGNVRDMPIQSIWKKMVTHPDFNRKFSSCRMQSKAYRRKYIDPLPPNPKLPIPIESIPDDVPVASTDKVGVLS from the coding sequence ATGGAGACGTTTGATTTTTTCAACATAGAAGCAGAGATGATTAACGGCAAGGTTTATGGGAGGGCCCAGGGCTATATGGGCGACATGTTGCAGCCGTTCGTACAACAGTTTTTCCATAAACTCAACACCTTTAAGGTCATCGCGAAGGTAGACGGCAAAAACGTCTATAATCTGTACAACCCCCCGCACCCGTCACCTGCCGGAATGCGCTTTTTGTCCAGAAAAGTGAGAATGATGCTGGAGAAAATGGCCTTTCCCGTTACCGCCAATCTTGCCATCACCCATAAGTGCCAGTGCCAGTGCATCCACTGCAGCGCGGACCCCTTCAAGGACTCTTCCAAAGAAGAGCTGAGTGTTGACGAGATAAAGAAGGTGGTTGACGGGGCCCTGGATCTTGGGGCGACTCTCATTATATACGTGGGCGGGGAGCCCATGCTGAGAGAAGACCTGTACGAACTGATTGAGCATGTGGACAAGTCGAAAGCGGTGGTTATGATATTTACCAACGGACTCCTTCTCACAGAAGAAAACGTCAAAAGGCTGAAGGATGCCGGGCTGTTTTCGTTAAATATATCAATAGACCACAGCGAGTCGGTTCTGCACGATGAATTCCGTAAGGTGACGGGCTGCTACGAAAAGGCCTTTGAGGGCGCAAGCCGGGCCAGAGAGGCAGGTATACTCACCGGCATCTCAACCTATGCCACACACGAAAACCTGAGAGACGGCCATTTGGAACGACTACTCCGGATAGCGAATAAAGAGGGCTTTGCAGAGGTCACTATCTTTGACTGTATCCCGTCGGGAAGGTTTTTGAAAGACACATCCAAGATTCTTGGCCCCGCCGAGCGCAAGGCGGTTATCGCACTGGCCAGGAAGTATTATGAGACTACACCCATGGGAATAAACGCCATGGCGCTCATAAATTCGCCGATGGGTGTGGGTTGCTATGGCGCCAGTTCTCAGTTCTACATGACGGCGTACGGTGATATAAACCCCTGTGACTTTAATCCGATAAACTTTGGAAACGTAAGGGATATGCCTATACAATCAATATGGAAGAAGATGGTAACACATCCTGACTTTAACCGGAAATTCTCAAGCTGCAGGATGCAAAGCAAGGCGTACCGGAGGAAGTATATTGATCCCCTCCCACCGAATCCCAAGCTCCCTATACCCATCGAATCCATTCCCGATGATGTTCCCGTCGCAAGCACAGATAAGGTTGGCGTGTTATCTTGA
- a CDS encoding Gfo/Idh/MocA family oxidoreductase, producing the protein MVKKKLKIAVVGVGHLGKEHARVYSQLPNTELVGVVDIDEQQGKAVAQRLGTQYFPNLDVLDDKAAAVSVVVPTSAHFEVASHFLNRGIPVLLEKPMAGNIDEAMALVDLGMKTDTLLQVGYIERFNPVIKAVEEYPMTPRFIECHRLSNFNFRAKDTGVILDLMVHDIDIILHLAQSPVKKVEAVGARIISSKEDVANARLTFENGCVANVTASRVSFRPMRKIRLFSENVYISLDYEKQEAIIYKKSPNLTLDSINMQGLNAKSLIDLKDYNFGDQLEVKHIKMENEQEPLKKELESFVDCVLTHGKPRVSGEDGLNALKVATEVLKKAEESWKSMQGV; encoded by the coding sequence ATGGTGAAAAAGAAGCTCAAGATAGCAGTCGTCGGTGTCGGCCATCTGGGTAAGGAGCATGCCAGGGTTTATTCCCAGCTTCCTAACACAGAGCTTGTCGGGGTAGTAGACATTGACGAACAACAGGGGAAAGCGGTCGCGCAGCGACTGGGTACGCAGTATTTTCCCAACCTGGACGTGCTGGACGACAAGGCCGCGGCGGTCAGTGTAGTCGTGCCGACCTCCGCCCATTTTGAAGTCGCCTCTCACTTCCTAAACAGGGGCATACCGGTACTGTTGGAGAAACCCATGGCAGGAAACATAGATGAGGCCATGGCCCTGGTGGACCTTGGCATGAAAACCGACACCCTCCTGCAGGTAGGCTACATAGAACGTTTCAATCCCGTCATCAAGGCGGTTGAAGAGTACCCCATGACACCGCGGTTTATAGAGTGCCACAGGCTTTCTAACTTCAATTTCCGCGCGAAGGATACCGGTGTAATACTCGACTTAATGGTGCACGATATAGATATAATACTTCACCTGGCACAATCCCCCGTAAAGAAGGTAGAGGCGGTGGGTGCAAGGATCATCTCTTCCAAAGAAGACGTAGCCAACGCCAGGTTAACGTTTGAGAACGGTTGCGTGGCAAATGTTACGGCAAGCCGTGTCTCCTTCAGGCCCATGAGGAAGATACGCCTGTTCTCAGAAAATGTATATATTTCACTGGATTACGAAAAGCAAGAAGCTATAATTTACAAGAAGTCTCCGAATCTAACCCTTGACTCGATAAACATGCAAGGATTGAACGCAAAAAGCCTTATCGACCTGAAAGATTACAACTTCGGAGACCAGCTTGAGGTTAAACACATAAAGATGGAGAACGAACAAGAGCCCCTGAAAAAGGAGTTGGAGAGCTTTGTGGACTGTGTTCTAACTCATGGTAAGCCAAGAGTTTCCGGCGAGGATGGCCTGAATGCCTTGAAGGTGGCTACCGAGGTGCTGAAGAAGGCGGAAGAAAGCTGGAAGTCAATGCAGGGAGTGTAA
- the lpxA gene encoding acyl-ACP--UDP-N-acetylglucosamine O-acyltransferase: MNIHPAAQVHLKAELDGSVEVGAFSLIDEHVKIDNGTVIKNNVTVTGHTSIGKDNTVFPGTALGTEPQDLKHGGEDTRLEIGDRNVIRECVTINTGTAVGGGITRIGNDNLFMACAHIAHDCEIENGVLLANNVLLGGHVKVESNAKLMGLVGVQPFATIGQHAYVGGLTRIVQDVPPFTLVEGNPSRVRQINIVGLERVNFSQEQIKSIKEAFQKIFRQTEALDQSMVLDELEGQGGLSPEVKVLVGFMRNTMKGKFGRYLEILRNA; the protein is encoded by the coding sequence ATGAATATACACCCGGCGGCCCAGGTACATCTCAAAGCAGAGTTGGACGGAAGCGTTGAAGTAGGAGCATTTTCCCTAATTGACGAGCATGTAAAGATTGACAATGGAACCGTCATAAAAAACAATGTTACTGTAACCGGACACACGTCTATCGGTAAGGATAACACTGTATTTCCCGGGACGGCCCTGGGCACGGAACCTCAGGACCTAAAGCACGGGGGTGAAGACACAAGACTTGAGATAGGCGACCGCAACGTTATAAGAGAGTGTGTAACTATAAATACAGGTACAGCGGTAGGCGGCGGCATAACCAGGATAGGTAACGACAACCTGTTTATGGCCTGTGCGCATATCGCGCACGACTGTGAGATTGAAAACGGCGTGCTCCTGGCAAACAATGTCCTTTTAGGCGGTCATGTGAAGGTGGAAAGTAACGCGAAGCTTATGGGTCTGGTAGGGGTACAGCCTTTTGCCACGATAGGCCAGCATGCCTACGTAGGCGGCCTTACGAGGATCGTGCAGGACGTACCTCCTTTCACGCTTGTAGAGGGGAACCCTTCACGTGTACGCCAGATCAACATAGTCGGTCTTGAGAGGGTGAATTTCTCCCAGGAGCAGATAAAATCCATAAAAGAGGCCTTTCAAAAGATCTTTCGTCAGACGGAGGCCCTGGACCAGAGCATGGTCCTTGACGAGCTTGAAGGACAGGGGGGCCTCTCTCCAGAGGTAAAGGTGCTGGTCGGTTTTATGAGAAATACGATGAAGGGCAAGTTCGGCCGGTACCTGGAGATATTAAGGAACGCCTGA
- the lpxC gene encoding UDP-3-O-acyl-N-acetylglucosamine deacetylase yields MTESRQEQKTIKREVEYRGCGLFHGQEVTIRLVPQPPNTGIRFRRVDLPDSPSVPASVESVKDHKRRILLAKDGVEVEGVEHFMASVYGLGVDNILVEMTGREMPAGDGSSLVFVRLIREAGIVNHNAPRQVFTLYRTITLEDKEARIIAIPHDKGLELSYHLDFGDKSVLRQSYAFSVTEDAFSRQIAPARTFCLSSGVEEFIRLGLGRGVTEENSFLINEDGTASTPIERKQATLRFAEESVRHKLLDLVGDLYLTGLDIRARITCTRSGHSLNVLLARKIVELAQAESSFSKTADVKA; encoded by the coding sequence GTGACAGAATCCCGTCAAGAGCAAAAAACGATCAAGCGTGAGGTGGAATACCGTGGTTGTGGTCTATTTCACGGCCAAGAGGTCACCATCAGGCTGGTACCCCAGCCACCCAATACGGGAATACGGTTCAGAAGGGTAGACCTTCCGGATTCACCTTCCGTACCCGCCAGTGTGGAGAGTGTTAAGGACCACAAGAGGCGCATCCTGCTCGCCAAGGACGGGGTTGAGGTAGAGGGTGTCGAGCATTTCATGGCGTCAGTCTATGGCCTGGGCGTTGATAATATACTGGTAGAGATGACGGGAAGGGAGATGCCAGCCGGTGACGGCAGCTCCCTCGTCTTTGTACGGCTGATCAGGGAAGCCGGTATTGTCAACCATAATGCCCCGAGGCAGGTTTTTACGCTTTACCGCACGATCACCCTTGAAGACAAGGAGGCAAGGATTATTGCCATCCCACACGACAAGGGTCTGGAGCTTTCCTATCACCTGGATTTTGGAGACAAGTCGGTGCTCAGGCAATCGTACGCCTTCTCCGTTACAGAAGACGCTTTTTCCCGGCAGATCGCTCCGGCCAGGACGTTTTGCCTGTCAAGCGGCGTGGAAGAATTCATCAGACTGGGACTTGGAAGGGGCGTTACAGAAGAAAACAGTTTTCTGATAAACGAAGACGGTACGGCCTCGACGCCGATAGAAAGAAAACAGGCGACCCTTCGCTTTGCCGAAGAGAGCGTCAGGCATAAGCTCCTTGACCTGGTTGGGGACCTCTATCTGACAGGTCTGGACATCAGGGCACGAATCACTTGTACTCGTTCCGGACATTCCCTCAATGTCCTCCTGGCCAGGAAAATAGTCGAACTTGCTCAGGCCGAGAGTTCTTTCTCTAAAACCGCAGACGTAAAGGCATGA
- a CDS encoding OmpH family outer membrane protein → MKLCKYVLVLFAAVIVFPVIVSAEGLTIGVVKLNDVFERYEKRTEMEESFKELKAREEELLMEKQDDLMALREEMQLLERGSEARKELGVEMEKKALYLQLEEDVARKNLGEKEREYYEELFQDITDAIDEVGKEEGFDLILKKEEINPKSGDLMELRLKIGMAAVLYFSESLDITDMVVEYLNERL, encoded by the coding sequence ATGAAGCTTTGCAAATACGTACTTGTGCTTTTTGCAGCAGTTATCGTTTTTCCCGTTATCGTATCTGCAGAGGGGCTTACCATAGGCGTTGTGAAGCTCAATGACGTCTTCGAGCGATATGAAAAGCGGACGGAAATGGAGGAGAGCTTCAAGGAGTTGAAGGCCCGTGAGGAAGAACTCCTCATGGAGAAACAGGACGATCTGATGGCCCTGAGGGAGGAGATGCAGCTCCTCGAAAGAGGCAGTGAGGCCAGGAAGGAGCTGGGGGTTGAGATGGAAAAGAAGGCCCTCTACCTTCAATTGGAAGAAGATGTTGCCAGGAAGAACCTCGGAGAAAAGGAGAGGGAGTACTACGAAGAACTCTTTCAGGATATAACTGATGCAATAGATGAGGTAGGTAAGGAAGAAGGCTTTGACCTCATATTAAAGAAAGAAGAAATTAATCCGAAGAGTGGGGACCTCATGGAACTGAGGCTCAAGATAGGGATGGCAGCGGTTCTATACTTTTCCGAGAGCCTGGACATCACCGACATGGTTGTTGAGTACTTGAACGAGAGGTTATAA
- the bamA gene encoding outer membrane protein assembly factor BamA — MAYPGVRNLAVASIFVFCLIYGGLVQAQEAEKGRIIRQIDIRGNKRIGTAAIKGSIQLREGDLYSPEVVSQDVSSIWAMGYFDDVEVILEDVPEGVKLTFLVTERPVIKAIIFDGNDEMKTGKLENVLEFRERDYLKRYLVKLGEDRIKELYLDKGFQFVKVSSTVKKVDRDVEVIYDISEGPRVTVRKVAFEGNRSITGKKLNKQIKTRRRRFPSFLFKGIFDKEKFNEDKERLKDYYIDKGWLDVSVGGKLTYDKGKEQAIVTFIIDEGERYYVNKIEVKGNRLYSTEALLDDMILYAGGPFLPPVMEEDTRSLRTQYGEQGFVNARVIPKKLFSSVGANLDLVYEIKEGQRHYIEEIKIRGNEKTEDHVIRRELTFFPGDRFDTVKIRDSHEKLMATGYFDRQAPMPVNMLSEQGSQPDRANIIVDVTEGRTGVLRFGGGFGVNSGLFGDISYTDNNFNALDFPKNLHDFLSGDAFRGAGQIFNMKLSPGLKRTEAIISLTNPSVFDSVYSAGGSVFFYTRSWQHYDESRQGTRFTLGRMIKHNLSISVSPEFEDIEIRNVKPTAAKVILESKGSRKKLGINVRSIWDTRSPIRSPVKGHILDGDVGVSGLDVDVTRFVLSAKKYYKIWDSELLGSHVLGLKFTLGMVTSLSKEEVPIFERFFAGGTGSIRGFTYRGAGPVDKATGETVGGDSLIIYSIEDSFPLYKNMLKGVFFVDVGKAAVGTTDIGFDDMRVSVGPGLRFTLPLFGRMSLGVDFGFVVKKQPTDTTKFVNINIGGAD; from the coding sequence ATGGCTTATCCCGGGGTTAGAAACCTTGCCGTTGCTTCTATATTTGTCTTTTGCCTCATCTACGGGGGACTGGTTCAGGCCCAGGAGGCGGAAAAAGGAAGAATTATACGGCAGATAGACATAAGAGGCAACAAGCGAATAGGCACGGCCGCTATAAAAGGGTCGATACAACTCAGGGAAGGAGACCTGTACAGCCCGGAGGTAGTATCACAGGACGTCTCCAGTATATGGGCAATGGGCTACTTCGACGATGTCGAAGTAATTTTAGAAGATGTGCCGGAGGGCGTCAAACTCACTTTTTTGGTAACGGAACGGCCGGTAATTAAAGCCATTATATTTGACGGCAATGACGAGATGAAGACCGGCAAGCTGGAGAACGTCCTTGAGTTTAGAGAAAGAGACTACCTGAAACGTTACCTCGTAAAACTTGGCGAGGACAGAATAAAGGAGCTTTATCTAGACAAAGGATTCCAGTTTGTAAAAGTCAGCAGCACGGTCAAGAAAGTCGATCGCGACGTAGAGGTAATCTATGACATAAGTGAGGGCCCCAGGGTAACCGTAAGAAAGGTGGCGTTCGAAGGCAACAGATCTATCACTGGCAAAAAGCTCAATAAACAAATAAAGACGCGCAGGAGGCGCTTCCCCAGTTTCCTGTTCAAAGGCATTTTCGACAAAGAAAAATTCAACGAGGACAAGGAGAGGCTGAAAGATTATTATATTGATAAAGGGTGGTTGGACGTAAGTGTTGGCGGAAAGTTAACCTATGATAAAGGCAAGGAACAGGCCATCGTCACCTTTATCATAGATGAAGGAGAAAGATACTACGTAAATAAGATAGAGGTTAAGGGCAACAGGCTCTACTCTACCGAGGCGCTTCTTGACGATATGATACTTTATGCCGGCGGACCCTTTCTGCCGCCGGTTATGGAGGAAGACACTAGAAGCCTAAGAACACAGTACGGTGAACAAGGGTTCGTTAACGCCAGGGTGATTCCCAAAAAGCTCTTCAGCTCAGTCGGGGCAAACCTGGACTTGGTATATGAAATAAAAGAAGGACAGCGGCATTACATAGAAGAAATCAAGATAAGGGGCAACGAAAAGACAGAGGACCATGTTATAAGGAGGGAGTTGACGTTCTTTCCCGGCGACAGGTTTGACACGGTAAAGATCCGCGACAGCCACGAGAAATTGATGGCGACCGGATACTTTGACAGGCAGGCGCCAATGCCGGTAAACATGTTGAGCGAACAGGGTTCGCAACCCGACCGTGCAAACATCATCGTAGACGTGACGGAGGGACGGACGGGCGTATTAAGGTTCGGCGGCGGGTTTGGAGTGAATTCGGGTTTATTCGGAGATATTTCTTATACCGATAACAACTTTAACGCCCTCGATTTCCCCAAGAACCTGCACGACTTTTTGTCGGGTGACGCCTTCCGGGGCGCGGGTCAAATATTTAACATGAAGTTGAGCCCGGGGTTGAAGAGGACCGAGGCAATTATTTCTCTAACCAATCCCTCTGTCTTCGATTCGGTTTATTCCGCCGGGGGAAGCGTCTTTTTCTATACAAGGAGTTGGCAGCACTATGACGAGTCCAGACAGGGAACTCGTTTTACACTGGGAAGGATGATTAAGCACAACCTCAGCATTTCCGTTTCTCCTGAATTCGAGGACATTGAGATACGGAATGTAAAACCAACCGCGGCCAAAGTAATATTAGAATCAAAGGGGTCAAGGAAGAAGCTGGGGATAAACGTAAGGTCCATCTGGGACACGCGAAGCCCCATAAGGTCTCCCGTTAAGGGCCACATATTGGATGGCGACGTCGGGGTGTCGGGCTTGGACGTTGACGTGACAAGATTTGTACTTTCTGCAAAAAAATATTATAAGATATGGGACTCCGAACTGTTGGGGAGCCATGTCCTGGGTTTGAAGTTCACCCTTGGCATGGTAACGTCGCTTTCGAAAGAGGAAGTCCCCATTTTTGAGCGGTTCTTTGCAGGAGGCACAGGGTCTATCAGGGGTTTTACATATCGTGGTGCAGGACCGGTCGACAAGGCAACGGGTGAGACGGTGGGTGGAGACTCGCTGATAATTTATAGTATTGAAGACTCTTTTCCCCTTTACAAGAATATGCTTAAAGGGGTATTTTTCGTAGATGTGGGAAAGGCCGCGGTGGGTACCACGGACATTGGTTTTGATGACATGCGGGTATCCGTAGGTCCCGGCCTGCGGTTTACACTGCCCCTGTTCGGGCGTATGAGCCTTGGTGTCGACTTTGGCTTCGTCGTTAAGAAGCAGCCGACAGACACTACCAAGTTTGTAAACATTAACATTGGTGGAGCTGACTAG